Within the Chitinispirillales bacterium ANBcel5 genome, the region AACGACTCTCCACACTCCTTCATACAGTGCAATGCGGTCATGGGACCATCCTTTAACCCAACCACCGGACGAGGTCGTACCATAATATCGGAAGCGGTTACTACTTTGGTGAGATCTACATTTTCAACAAACCGCTTTACATACCTGGTCTCAGGCCGGACCAAAATCTCTTCAGGAGTGCCTATCTGTATGATTTCACCATCTTTCATGAGCACAATTCTATCCCCCAATTTCAACGCCTCATCAAGATCGTGGGTGATAAACACTATGGTCTTATGTACTGTGCTTTCAAGGCTTAAAAGTTCATTTTGCATATCAGTACGAATCAGAGGATCAAGTGCGCTAAACGCCTCATCCATCAGCAAGATATCAGGCTCAACCGCTAAGGCTCTTGCAAGTCCCACCCGTTGCTGCATACCACCACTAAGCTCATCGGGGTAACTGTTTTCCCAGCCCTTTAGCCCAACCAATTCAATTGCATGCCTTGCCCTGGTTTGCCTTTGGCGAGGATCAATCTGCTGAATTTCCAGCCCAAATTCAACATTGGCCATAACAGTTCTGTGAGGCAATAACCCAAAACGCTGAAACACCATACCAAACTTTTTTCTTCGAAAATCACGCAACTGCTCTTTATCTAAAGCTGTTACTTCTGTCTTATCAATAAAGACCTTTCCGGCTGTTGGCTCATAAAGACGATTTAAACACC harbors:
- a CDS encoding glycine betaine/L-proline ABC transporter ATP-binding protein, with translation MTEPKITIRNCSKIFGPNPNKALKMLQNGSSREELKNTGHTVGVYDVSFDIYPGETIVVMGLSGSGKSTLLRCLNRLYEPTAGKVFIDKTEVTALDKEQLRDFRRKKFGMVFQRFGLLPHRTVMANVEFGLEIQQIDPRQRQTRARHAIELVGLKGWENSYPDELSGGMQQRVGLARALAVEPDILLMDEAFSALDPLIRTDMQNELLSLESTVHKTIVFITHDLDEALKLGDRIVLMKDGEIIQIGTPEEILVRPETRYVKRFVENVDLTKVVTASDIMVRPRPVVGLKDGPMTALHCMKECGESFVFVVSKDQKFHGFVSAESASMAVDEGKKDLYSIIENDPQQRVAPDCAARDLIKIIVEMKYPLAVVDEKGKLKGKVMHGSILAGLANWGGEE